The Microbacterium horticulturae genome has a window encoding:
- a CDS encoding ABC transporter permease yields MTTTEISVGRRGATRSRRPRPASTAAVRVLSKIGFVVAALLVWQIAAAAGDLGAVPTPVDVGAAILVVFINGQVWAPLGVTLAAAALAFAVSTAIGVAVGFLLGASNLAYRLSVFVLDFCRTIPALGLMPLIVLVFGAKMQGTVVLAVIGAVWAVLLQTIYGVRDVDPVARDSFRSYRVRRIDVVFRLILPSAAPYIATGLRLAAAVALLITLSAEIIIPSPGIGQEIMLAQSGGAIPEMYAYIVLAGLLGVAINAVFVALEHVVLAWHPTHREESR; encoded by the coding sequence ATGACCACCACCGAGATCAGCGTGGGCAGGCGGGGAGCGACGCGTTCCCGACGCCCGCGCCCGGCGAGCACGGCCGCCGTACGCGTCCTGTCGAAGATCGGCTTCGTCGTTGCGGCGCTGCTGGTCTGGCAGATTGCGGCGGCGGCGGGTGACCTCGGTGCGGTGCCGACGCCGGTCGATGTCGGTGCCGCCATCCTGGTCGTCTTCATCAACGGCCAGGTCTGGGCGCCGCTGGGCGTGACGCTCGCTGCCGCGGCTCTCGCTTTCGCCGTCTCGACGGCTATCGGAGTCGCCGTCGGATTCCTGCTCGGTGCCAGCAACCTCGCCTACCGGCTCTCGGTGTTCGTGCTCGACTTCTGCCGCACCATCCCCGCGCTGGGGCTCATGCCGCTGATCGTCCTGGTCTTCGGCGCGAAGATGCAGGGCACGGTCGTCCTTGCGGTCATCGGCGCGGTGTGGGCCGTCCTGCTCCAGACGATCTATGGCGTTCGAGACGTCGATCCGGTGGCACGAGACTCCTTCCGGTCGTACCGCGTGCGGCGAATCGACGTCGTGTTCCGACTCATCCTCCCGAGCGCCGCGCCGTACATCGCCACCGGCCTCCGGCTCGCGGCTGCCGTCGCGCTGCTGATCACCCTCAGCGCCGAGATCATCATTCCTTCCCCGGGCATCGGGCAGGAGATCATGCTCGCGCAGAGCGGCGGGGCGATCCCCGAGATGTACGCGTACATCGTTCTCGCCGGTCTGCTGGGCGTCGCCATCAACGCCGTGTTCGTCGCTCTTGAGCACGTGGTCTTGGCGTGGCACCCGACGCACCGCGAGGAGTCCCGATGA
- a CDS encoding ABC transporter permease — translation MKRVAAHTGLAIVVPVLLIVLWWFGSAGSTSFYFPPLQKIMQVFTKLWVFDLIPVHVVPSLEAIGIGLGVSIVLGIGIGVALGLSPFLSSMTSPVLQFLRYLPAVALLPLAIQLIGIGIWMRVTIIVLGAIWPILLNTMDGVRALNPSYRDVAKSTRIRRRDWIFRIVLPAASPQIFSGIRASLAVSVVLMVASELLGSSAGIGYFILESQRQFSIPEMWSGMVLLGIIGYLLNVIFAIIEHGVLAWHRKSRA, via the coding sequence ATGAAGCGCGTGGCCGCACACACCGGGCTGGCGATCGTCGTGCCCGTGCTTCTGATCGTGCTCTGGTGGTTCGGCAGCGCGGGCTCCACCAGCTTCTACTTCCCACCCCTGCAGAAGATCATGCAGGTGTTCACCAAGCTCTGGGTGTTCGACCTCATCCCCGTGCACGTCGTCCCCTCGCTCGAAGCCATTGGCATCGGATTGGGCGTGTCGATCGTCCTCGGGATCGGAATCGGTGTCGCACTGGGTCTCTCGCCGTTCCTGAGCAGCATGACCAGCCCCGTCCTGCAGTTCCTTCGGTACCTTCCCGCCGTGGCACTCCTCCCCTTGGCCATCCAGCTCATCGGGATCGGTATCTGGATGCGGGTGACCATCATCGTCCTCGGCGCGATCTGGCCGATCCTGTTGAACACCATGGACGGCGTGCGTGCACTGAACCCCTCTTACCGCGACGTTGCGAAGTCGACCCGGATCCGCCGACGCGATTGGATCTTCCGGATCGTCCTGCCGGCGGCGAGCCCGCAGATCTTCAGCGGTATCCGCGCAAGTCTCGCGGTCTCCGTGGTCCTCATGGTCGCGAGCGAACTGCTGGGCTCTTCGGCCGGAATCGGCTACTTCATCTTGGAGTCCCAGCGTCAGTTCTCCATCCCCGAGATGTGGTCCGGCATGGTTCTGCTCGGCATCATCGGGTACCTGTTGAATGTCATCTTCGCCATCATCGAGCACGGCGTGCTCGCGTGGCACCGAAAGTCGAGGGCGTGA
- a CDS encoding ABC transporter ATP-binding protein, with protein MSDTTTPILAAEHLKKSFGAKNVLADITFSAAAAELVCIVGPSGVGKTTLLRCLAQLGPADSGQVLIDGRAVNGPPAEMAVVFQDYSRSLMPWMRVAANVELPLRRMRMSRADRAARVTEALTAVGLPDAGELYPWQMSGGMQQRVAIARALAYRPEVLIMDEPFASVDAQTRADLEDLTLSLRDRLGVTIVLVTHDIDEAVYLADKVVVLSGSPARVAASVPVVLGPHRDQLATKAEPEFLRLRAEIHGMIMRSKDSAPAGAS; from the coding sequence ATGTCTGACACCACCACCCCGATCCTCGCTGCGGAACACCTCAAGAAGAGCTTCGGCGCGAAGAACGTCCTCGCCGACATCACCTTCAGTGCTGCCGCGGCCGAGCTCGTCTGCATCGTCGGACCCTCCGGCGTGGGAAAGACCACGCTTCTGCGGTGCCTCGCACAGCTCGGCCCTGCCGACTCCGGACAGGTCCTCATCGACGGGCGCGCGGTGAACGGACCGCCCGCCGAGATGGCCGTCGTCTTCCAGGACTACAGCCGATCACTGATGCCGTGGATGCGCGTCGCGGCCAATGTCGAGCTTCCCCTGCGACGGATGAGGATGTCGCGAGCCGACCGTGCCGCGCGCGTCACCGAAGCGCTGACGGCCGTCGGGCTGCCAGATGCCGGCGAGCTGTACCCCTGGCAGATGTCGGGCGGGATGCAGCAGCGCGTTGCGATCGCGCGCGCGCTCGCTTACCGCCCTGAGGTCTTGATCATGGATGAGCCGTTCGCCTCGGTGGATGCCCAGACCCGCGCAGACCTCGAGGACCTGACGCTGTCGTTGCGCGATCGACTGGGCGTCACGATCGTCCTCGTCACGCACGACATCGATGAGGCCGTCTACCTGGCGGACAAGGTGGTGGTGCTCTCCGGAAGCCCCGCGCGGGTCGCGGCATCCGTCCCCGTCGTGCTGGGTCCGCACCGCGATCAACTCGCGACCAAGGCGGAGCCCGAGTTCCTGCGTCTGCGTGCAGAGATCCACGGCATGATCATGCGCTCGAAGGACAGCGCGCCGGCGGGAGCATCATGA
- a CDS encoding GntR family transcriptional regulator — translation MSAAARPGFGRATDEVARILQGRIIDGTMPPGSRIDIEAIAEEFGISRTPVREAILRLEGLGLAERLPYRGAIVSAVDPDRFAEVTALRIELEGLAAHLGAPRLNDDDLTEMRSILDEIEARGRESDFALGTFNELNHRFHHLITQAAGAPVLARLIEILTAEADRMRLHSRFDHTASAPHHRAILEACERHDGPAAGELMRRHILAARAYTADRSDPATGILSTVLRETDLTLTEEHS, via the coding sequence ATGAGCGCAGCAGCCCGCCCGGGTTTCGGACGCGCCACCGATGAGGTCGCCCGCATTCTGCAAGGACGCATCATCGACGGCACCATGCCGCCCGGCTCACGGATCGACATCGAGGCGATCGCGGAGGAGTTCGGGATCAGCCGAACACCCGTGCGCGAAGCCATACTCCGTTTGGAGGGCCTGGGGCTGGCCGAGCGTCTGCCCTACCGCGGAGCCATCGTCTCAGCCGTCGATCCCGATCGCTTCGCGGAGGTCACCGCGCTGCGCATCGAACTCGAGGGCCTTGCCGCGCACCTCGGCGCCCCCCGGCTGAACGACGACGACCTCACCGAGATGCGCTCGATCCTCGACGAGATCGAGGCGCGCGGACGCGAGTCCGACTTCGCCCTGGGAACGTTCAACGAGCTCAACCACCGCTTCCATCACCTGATCACTCAGGCAGCCGGGGCGCCGGTGCTGGCCCGCCTCATCGAGATCCTCACGGCCGAAGCCGACCGCATGCGACTGCATTCGCGGTTCGACCACACCGCCTCGGCCCCGCACCACCGCGCGATCCTCGAGGCGTGCGAGAGGCATGATGGGCCGGCCGCCGGCGAACTCATGCGGCGCCACATCCTCGCCGCGCGCGCGTACACCGCCGACCGTTCCGACCCCGCCACCGGGATCCTGAGCACTGTGCTGCGGGAGACGGATCTCACTCTGACCGAGGAGCACTCGTGA
- a CDS encoding ornithine cyclodeaminase family protein gives MTDTGFHPDTPTLFLTDEDVAALVDEDAAIAALRAAYSRPDEPRRTPERAVAVTDAGWQRVMPSAPAGGRFAGSKTITASISNGLASYLITLFDQNDSRLAALIDGNRITGIRTAATAAAALTALLPPQPVTAAVVGSGFEARAQLRAASRVADITAARVWSPTPKNRERFAADLGADLGIPITATATAEQAVRGADLVLCAARSRDETPTVRAEWVRDAATVVSVGSTTPTQHELDPALIGRAALVVADAREEVLNDSGDMIAARHAGIDPDAVTVSLHDLLGGQATRPDEGIAIYKSTGSGFQDIVLAELLYERALEHGVGTTLPVGILTIRK, from the coding sequence GTGACCGACACCGGGTTCCACCCCGACACTCCCACACTCTTCCTCACGGACGAGGACGTGGCCGCTCTCGTCGACGAGGATGCTGCCATCGCCGCACTGCGCGCGGCCTACTCTCGACCTGACGAGCCCCGCCGCACGCCGGAGCGCGCCGTCGCGGTCACCGATGCCGGCTGGCAGAGGGTCATGCCGTCGGCTCCCGCCGGCGGCCGCTTCGCGGGGTCGAAGACCATCACCGCTTCCATCAGCAACGGCCTGGCGAGCTATCTGATCACGCTGTTCGACCAGAACGACTCGCGCCTGGCGGCCCTCATCGACGGCAACCGGATCACCGGCATCCGCACCGCCGCGACGGCCGCCGCCGCGCTCACAGCACTGCTGCCCCCGCAGCCGGTCACCGCCGCCGTCGTCGGCAGCGGGTTCGAGGCACGCGCGCAGCTGCGCGCGGCATCCCGCGTGGCCGACATCACGGCAGCACGAGTGTGGAGTCCGACACCGAAGAACCGAGAACGGTTCGCCGCCGATCTCGGCGCCGATCTCGGCATCCCGATCACCGCCACCGCCACCGCCGAGCAGGCGGTGCGCGGCGCCGATCTCGTGCTGTGCGCGGCGCGCTCTCGCGACGAGACGCCGACGGTGCGCGCCGAATGGGTGAGGGATGCCGCGACCGTCGTGTCCGTCGGCTCGACGACCCCCACGCAGCACGAACTGGATCCCGCTCTCATCGGCCGAGCCGCCCTCGTCGTCGCCGATGCACGAGAAGAGGTGCTGAACGATTCCGGCGACATGATCGCAGCGCGCCACGCCGGAATCGACCCCGACGCCGTCACGGTTTCGCTGCACGACCTGCTCGGCGGACAGGCCACGCGCCCCGATGAGGGAATCGCGATCTACAAGTCCACCGGCAGCGGCTTCCAAGACATCGTGCTGGCCGAGCTGCTCTACGAACGGGCCCTCGAACACGGCGTCGGCACGACGCTGCCGGTCGGCATCCTCACCATCCGCAAATGA
- a CDS encoding dihydrodipicolinate synthase family protein produces the protein MSDYTKAEARDWARERLVGAVNCTIPSFTNDLTAINERGIRHDTRLAIEHGFLGSLAVSEVNITLPEYLEFMEIMKDEAGSDLVIVHHGSWSTLEQNIEAVKGAEAAGAELVLLSYPPNFYPQSEQEIYDYTKAVCDATNLAVIVFPMFLWGFSSRIHPSDIPARLIRRMLDDIPNIAVIKAEGGFPGIMGLVECHRLFGDEVVISCPIEGELLPLGQLIPIQLSATSDHEFWGPTIPEAMRLLREQRFDEVTELYWKMHPARKAKQAAAQQLNGGHFIDRQLWKFQGWLRGYNGGPLRLPTQRIHDPQMNALRKGLLDAGFEPSMDPFSEFFVGRNPA, from the coding sequence ATGAGCGACTACACCAAGGCGGAGGCCCGCGACTGGGCGCGCGAGCGGCTCGTCGGGGCCGTCAACTGCACCATCCCGTCGTTCACGAACGACCTGACCGCGATCAACGAGCGCGGCATCCGGCACGACACCCGCCTGGCCATCGAGCACGGGTTCCTCGGTTCGCTCGCCGTCTCGGAGGTGAACATCACGCTGCCTGAGTATCTCGAGTTCATGGAGATCATGAAGGACGAGGCGGGCTCCGACCTCGTCATCGTGCACCATGGCAGCTGGTCGACGCTCGAGCAGAACATCGAGGCGGTCAAAGGGGCCGAAGCCGCGGGGGCCGAACTCGTGCTGTTGTCGTATCCCCCGAACTTCTACCCGCAGTCCGAGCAGGAGATCTACGACTACACGAAGGCCGTCTGCGACGCGACGAACCTGGCAGTCATCGTGTTCCCGATGTTCCTGTGGGGGTTCAGCTCGCGCATCCACCCCTCCGACATCCCTGCGCGCCTCATCCGCCGCATGCTCGACGACATCCCCAACATCGCCGTGATCAAGGCCGAGGGCGGCTTCCCGGGCATCATGGGCCTCGTCGAGTGCCACCGACTGTTCGGCGACGAGGTCGTGATCTCCTGCCCGATCGAGGGGGAGCTGCTGCCGCTCGGCCAGCTCATCCCGATCCAGTTGTCGGCGACGAGCGACCATGAGTTCTGGGGGCCGACGATTCCCGAGGCGATGCGCCTGCTGCGCGAACAGCGGTTCGATGAAGTCACCGAGCTGTACTGGAAGATGCACCCGGCCCGCAAGGCCAAGCAGGCCGCGGCTCAGCAGCTGAACGGCGGCCACTTCATCGATCGGCAGCTGTGGAAGTTCCAGGGCTGGCTGCGCGGCTACAACGGCGGGCCGCTGCGCCTGCCCACCCAGCGCATCCACGACCCGCAGATGAACGCGTTGCGCAAGGGGCTGCTCGACGCGGGTTTCGAGCCGAGCATGGACCCGTTCAGCGAGTTCTTCGTCGGCCGCAATCCCGCCTGA
- a CDS encoding multidrug effflux MFS transporter produces MVESSDRSVGRGIAGSSLAALGMLTILGPLGTDTFLPALPAMADDFGVAVSAVQLALTGFTVGMAVGQLVAGPLSDTIGRRAPLLAGSSLMAVAAGLGSTVPSVPLLVAACIVMGLAGSVGLSVARAVVSDLATGAVLTRGYAILGTMMSLGPIIGPVLGVTLLWVGGWRAIFLGLAVFAVLCTALLVAWVPESHPPQHRLPADVRVILRVAVQAFRSRHFLCGAMTVWFSFFALFAYVGGSPFVVQSVLGFSSAGYAAVFMAGGVGLVICSLLAAKLAGRFSQRRLIGIGLIIQALGASLIGVAALVGASPWLLLPGMILVNSPMGFVIGPAIAYAVHDLRHASGTSIAILQAVQWLVAGLAPPLVALGGTMTIAPFAIVIAVGVSLASLSWWLLRPKRVSVS; encoded by the coding sequence ATGGTCGAATCTTCGGACCGCTCCGTGGGGCGGGGGATCGCCGGCAGCTCCTTGGCCGCGCTCGGGATGCTGACGATCCTCGGCCCACTGGGAACCGACACCTTCCTGCCTGCCCTCCCGGCGATGGCCGATGACTTCGGTGTTGCGGTGAGCGCTGTGCAGTTGGCGCTCACCGGCTTCACGGTGGGCATGGCGGTCGGGCAGCTCGTCGCGGGGCCGCTGTCAGACACCATCGGCCGACGGGCTCCGTTGCTCGCGGGCAGCAGTCTGATGGCGGTCGCGGCCGGGCTGGGCTCCACCGTGCCCTCGGTGCCCCTCCTGGTCGCCGCCTGTATCGTCATGGGCCTGGCCGGATCCGTGGGTCTCTCGGTCGCGCGCGCCGTGGTCTCAGACCTGGCGACAGGCGCCGTGCTCACGCGCGGCTACGCCATCTTGGGCACCATGATGTCGCTCGGACCCATCATCGGTCCGGTCCTGGGCGTGACGCTCCTGTGGGTGGGTGGATGGCGCGCGATCTTCCTCGGGCTGGCCGTGTTCGCGGTATTGTGCACCGCGCTGCTCGTGGCCTGGGTTCCCGAGTCGCATCCGCCGCAGCACCGCCTGCCTGCTGACGTCCGTGTCATCCTGCGCGTCGCAGTTCAAGCGTTCCGCTCGCGTCACTTTCTCTGCGGCGCGATGACGGTGTGGTTCAGCTTCTTCGCTCTGTTCGCCTACGTGGGCGGGTCTCCGTTCGTCGTGCAGAGCGTTCTCGGCTTCTCTTCTGCCGGCTACGCCGCCGTGTTCATGGCCGGAGGAGTCGGCCTTGTCATCTGCAGCCTGCTCGCGGCGAAACTCGCGGGGCGCTTCTCGCAGCGTCGGCTCATTGGGATCGGACTGATCATCCAGGCACTCGGCGCATCACTCATCGGCGTGGCCGCGCTGGTCGGCGCCTCGCCGTGGCTGCTCCTGCCGGGCATGATCCTGGTCAACTCCCCCATGGGCTTCGTCATCGGCCCGGCAATCGCCTATGCCGTCCACGATCTCAGGCATGCCTCAGGGACATCGATAGCAATCCTGCAGGCGGTGCAGTGGCTGGTCGCCGGTCTCGCCCCGCCCCTGGTCGCCCTGGGCGGCACGATGACGATCGCTCCCTTCGCAATCGTCATCGCCGTCGGGGTGTCGCTCGCTTCTCTGTCCTGGTGGCTGCTCCGGCCCAAGCGGGTTTCAGTTTCGTGA
- a CDS encoding TetR/AcrR family transcriptional regulator: MAELEIRPPRQERTQLAWERILDAGASLLEETGYDGFTIAAICRRAQVSPPAIYARVNGKRSLFLAVFEHGFAPVRRGQQQALDPAQWQDCSPEDLVRGAIGAVVRTSLPHAGFLRPVIWRAERDAEVAAGTREARAGIAARFRTLMLRMPEASRHPDPDRIDMCFRVVFAAVMARIAFPTVLDTGRQLSGDEFVAELQELGVGLILRPGGEQARHAHRARGRGAGSRN; the protein is encoded by the coding sequence ATGGCTGAGCTGGAGATACGGCCGCCGAGGCAGGAGCGCACGCAGCTGGCATGGGAACGGATCCTGGATGCCGGAGCATCGCTCCTGGAGGAGACCGGCTACGACGGCTTCACGATCGCCGCCATTTGCCGGCGCGCACAGGTGAGCCCACCGGCTATCTACGCGCGCGTCAACGGCAAGAGGTCCTTGTTCCTCGCCGTCTTCGAGCATGGTTTCGCCCCCGTCCGGCGAGGGCAGCAGCAGGCGCTGGATCCGGCCCAGTGGCAGGACTGCAGTCCGGAAGACCTGGTGCGCGGTGCGATAGGAGCGGTGGTGCGGACCTCGCTTCCGCACGCAGGATTTCTGCGCCCGGTCATCTGGCGTGCCGAGCGTGACGCCGAGGTCGCCGCGGGAACGCGGGAGGCGCGCGCGGGCATCGCGGCGCGATTCCGCACGCTCATGCTCCGTATGCCCGAAGCCTCGCGGCATCCCGATCCGGATCGTATCGACATGTGCTTTCGCGTCGTCTTCGCGGCGGTGATGGCGCGTATCGCGTTTCCGACGGTGCTGGATACGGGCCGTCAGCTCTCGGGCGACGAGTTCGTGGCAGAGCTGCAGGAGCTGGGGGTCGGTCTGATCCTGCGCCCCGGCGGAGAGCAGGCGCGTCATGCGCACCGCGCACGCGGCCGCGGCGCCGGTTCACGAAACTGA
- a CDS encoding FAD-binding oxidoreductase gives MSTGAPDFLPTVKARITADDLTAALREIAAVLGHDRVLAGDGDGEYRDPYEPSGWNAFATAAVVLPDTAEQVQEIVRIAGRHGVPIWAQGQGRNNGYGGAAPRVSGGITVNFRRMNRVLSIDPELGYALIEPGVSFKDLYDEIEAAGLDFMISVPDLGWGSVGGNQQDNGLTYLPYGKDWRNICGLEVVTGEGEMLRTGMGAMDGNESWNLYRRNLGPTIEPLFFQGNFGVVTKLGVWLMPKPEVITHVHIDVKRNEDLIPLVDILRRLRLDGTVDGIPCILNTLLIASTIAPRSHWYEPEEGVIPDEVIDEIAEKIGMGRWHLRLALYGDRAVNEHNLAKVERAFGEIPDVKIRSTTTGPDQWASLEDPSDQVYAGVPNQDWTTMTGWRGGEHGGHMSFTPVAPLTGKKVYELQMWLKSQFEKNGIDHTADLIVVNERSLCSVAGITFDIDDEEATASGYRVMQELVREAGKIGYGEYRAHLHFMDLAQDQFAFNDHAYRRFVEKIKDAVDPHGILNPGRHGIWPAALREQHATPES, from the coding sequence ATGAGCACTGGTGCCCCTGACTTCCTACCCACGGTCAAAGCGCGGATCACCGCCGACGACCTCACAGCCGCGCTTCGCGAGATCGCGGCCGTCCTCGGGCACGACCGCGTCCTCGCCGGCGACGGCGACGGCGAGTACCGCGACCCCTACGAGCCGTCGGGTTGGAACGCCTTCGCGACAGCGGCCGTCGTCCTGCCCGACACCGCCGAGCAGGTCCAGGAGATCGTGCGGATCGCCGGGCGGCACGGAGTGCCGATCTGGGCTCAGGGTCAAGGGCGCAACAACGGTTACGGAGGAGCCGCACCGCGGGTGTCGGGCGGGATCACCGTCAACTTCCGTCGAATGAACCGCGTGCTGTCGATCGACCCGGAGCTGGGATATGCGCTCATCGAACCCGGGGTCTCCTTCAAGGATCTCTACGACGAGATCGAGGCCGCGGGTCTCGACTTCATGATCAGCGTGCCCGACCTCGGCTGGGGATCGGTGGGAGGCAATCAGCAGGACAACGGCCTGACCTACCTGCCGTATGGCAAGGACTGGCGCAACATCTGCGGGCTGGAGGTAGTGACCGGCGAGGGCGAGATGCTTCGCACCGGCATGGGAGCGATGGACGGGAACGAGTCCTGGAACCTCTACCGACGCAACCTCGGCCCGACGATCGAGCCGCTGTTCTTCCAGGGCAACTTCGGCGTCGTGACCAAGCTCGGTGTCTGGCTCATGCCCAAGCCCGAGGTGATCACGCATGTGCACATCGACGTCAAGCGGAACGAAGACCTCATCCCTCTGGTCGACATCCTGCGCCGGCTGCGCCTGGACGGCACCGTCGACGGCATCCCCTGCATCCTGAACACGCTGCTCATCGCCTCGACGATCGCGCCGCGCTCGCACTGGTACGAGCCCGAGGAGGGCGTGATCCCCGACGAGGTCATCGACGAGATCGCCGAGAAGATCGGCATGGGCCGCTGGCACCTCCGTCTCGCGCTTTATGGCGACCGGGCCGTCAACGAGCACAACCTGGCCAAGGTCGAGCGGGCGTTCGGCGAGATCCCCGACGTGAAGATCCGCAGCACAACCACGGGCCCGGACCAGTGGGCGAGTCTGGAGGACCCCTCCGACCAGGTGTACGCCGGTGTGCCGAATCAGGACTGGACGACGATGACCGGGTGGCGGGGCGGCGAGCACGGCGGCCACATGTCGTTCACCCCCGTCGCACCCTTGACGGGCAAGAAGGTCTATGAGCTGCAGATGTGGCTCAAATCCCAATTCGAGAAGAACGGCATCGATCACACGGCCGACCTCATCGTGGTCAACGAGCGCTCGCTGTGCAGCGTTGCCGGCATCACCTTCGACATCGACGACGAAGAGGCGACGGCGAGCGGCTACCGCGTGATGCAAGAGCTGGTGCGCGAGGCCGGAAAGATCGGCTACGGCGAGTATCGCGCCCACTTGCACTTCATGGACTTGGCGCAGGACCAGTTCGCGTTCAACGACCACGCGTATCGCCGGTTCGTCGAGAAGATCAAGGACGCCGTGGACCCGCACGGCATCCTCAACCCCGGTCGCCACGGCATCTGGCCCGCCGCCCTCCGTGAGCAGCATGCCACGCCCGAATCCTGA
- a CDS encoding VOC family protein — protein MPHIDHIGISVADLDRMTKWYAGAFGLNVRQSGTIPGVGIRTVLLADSEGAWGIELLHREGSVGMPRPTDPDAAVLTQGYGHVCLRVDDAAAAYDALVAAGAASLLPPRAARRAGAQLAYVADPEGNLIELIDRDLPSP, from the coding sequence ATGCCGCACATCGATCACATCGGCATTTCGGTCGCCGACCTCGACCGGATGACCAAGTGGTACGCAGGCGCCTTCGGGCTCAACGTCCGCCAGTCCGGGACGATTCCGGGCGTCGGCATCCGGACCGTACTGCTGGCCGACAGTGAGGGCGCGTGGGGGATCGAATTGCTGCATCGAGAGGGGTCGGTCGGGATGCCGCGCCCCACCGATCCGGATGCCGCCGTGCTCACGCAGGGGTATGGCCACGTGTGTCTGCGGGTCGATGACGCCGCAGCCGCGTACGACGCGCTGGTCGCCGCCGGCGCCGCCTCGCTTCTGCCGCCGCGCGCGGCCCGACGTGCCGGAGCACAGCTCGCCTACGTCGCCGACCCCGAAGGCAACCTCATCGAGTTGATCGACCGCGACCTTCCCTCCCCGTGA
- a CDS encoding cyclase family protein, with the protein MRFVDLSMPLDDVIPVDPPFLRPKIEYKDHIAGLADMHAMYGIEREQLPDGQGLAAETLTITTHAGTHVDAPWHYHPTMNNGERAWTIDEVPLDWFFRPGVKLDLRHLPNGHLVTPADIDAELERIGYELQPLDIVLAHTVAADAYGRDDYIDTGIGFGREATLHLTGKGVRVVGTDAWGWDLPVSINRKQFEETGDPSIVWEGHKAGAEVGYCQIEKLQNLEDIPAFGFTVACFPAKVRGASAGWTRAVAIFDE; encoded by the coding sequence ATGCGTTTCGTAGACCTGTCGATGCCGCTGGATGACGTCATCCCGGTGGACCCGCCGTTCCTGCGGCCCAAGATCGAGTACAAAGACCACATCGCCGGCCTCGCCGACATGCACGCCATGTACGGCATCGAGCGCGAGCAGCTGCCCGACGGGCAGGGCCTGGCCGCCGAGACGCTCACGATCACGACCCACGCCGGCACCCACGTCGATGCCCCCTGGCACTACCACCCCACGATGAACAACGGCGAGCGCGCGTGGACGATCGACGAGGTGCCGCTGGACTGGTTCTTCCGCCCCGGGGTCAAGCTCGACCTGCGCCACCTGCCCAACGGGCACCTCGTGACCCCGGCCGACATCGACGCCGAGCTCGAGCGCATCGGCTACGAGCTGCAGCCGCTCGATATCGTGCTCGCACATACCGTCGCCGCCGATGCGTACGGCCGCGACGACTACATCGACACCGGCATCGGCTTCGGCCGCGAGGCGACGCTGCACCTGACGGGCAAGGGCGTGCGCGTGGTCGGCACCGACGCATGGGGCTGGGACCTCCCCGTCTCGATCAACCGCAAGCAGTTCGAAGAGACCGGCGACCCCTCGATCGTGTGGGAGGGCCACAAGGCCGGCGCCGAGGTCGGCTACTGCCAGATCGAGAAGCTGCAGAACCTCGAAGACATCCCCGCGTTCGGCTTCACCGTCGCCTGCTTCCCCGCGAAGGTGCGCGGCGCGTCGGCCGGCTGGACCCGGGCCGTCGCGATCTTCGACGAGTGA
- a CDS encoding type II toxin-antitoxin system PemK/MazF family toxin, with the protein MVIARGDVVWVDFGEPRGSEPGKVRPAVILQDDWLLASSIATVVVVPLTSNTRLAAFPGNVLIPSEASGLEKDSVAVVSQIGPVSREYIVPYPVGALANYLLSDVAAGVRLVIGL; encoded by the coding sequence GTGGTGATCGCCCGTGGCGACGTGGTGTGGGTCGACTTCGGCGAGCCGAGAGGGTCGGAGCCAGGAAAGGTCCGCCCGGCGGTGATCCTTCAGGATGATTGGCTGCTCGCCTCGTCGATCGCCACTGTCGTCGTCGTCCCGCTCACCTCGAACACGCGGCTGGCTGCTTTCCCGGGCAACGTGCTCATCCCATCTGAGGCATCAGGACTCGAGAAGGACTCGGTTGCTGTGGTCTCGCAGATCGGTCCGGTCAGTCGCGAGTACATAGTTCCGTATCCTGTCGGGGCCCTCGCCAACTACTTGTTGAGCGATGTCGCGGCCGGAGTACGGCTCGTCATCGGACTCTGA
- a CDS encoding CopG family transcriptional regulator — protein sequence MKTAISVPDGDFERFERTARKHGMNRSEFYRLAAQKLADELEGESELTAIANDVIERVGQPADAEFLRESHRAIRGTEW from the coding sequence ATGAAGACAGCCATTTCGGTTCCCGACGGCGACTTCGAACGATTCGAGCGCACTGCGCGCAAGCACGGCATGAATCGGTCGGAGTTCTATCGGCTCGCCGCGCAGAAGCTCGCGGACGAACTCGAGGGGGAGTCCGAACTCACGGCGATCGCGAATGACGTGATCGAACGTGTCGGTCAGCCCGCCGACGCCGAGTTCCTCCGCGAGTCACATCGGGCCATCCGGGGCACCGAGTGGTGA